The sequence below is a genomic window from Rickettsia prowazekii str. Breinl.
AGCAATAGATGACATTGAAAATGAATTTCCAAAAGCAGACTTATCAATTGATGGCATTATTGAACAAAAAATATTAAACGTAGAAGGAGATATTGTTAATTTTATTATTACAGAACTTTATAAAACAAGAAGTAAAGATAAACTACTTGGTCGTACTAGTTTTGGAATTCATAAAAGTGATTTTTTAGTAAAGCATCAGAAGAAAAATATCTTAGCCAAATTCTGTTCTACTGGTGAACAAAAAGCGATATTAATCGCAATAATCCTTGCTGAAATAAATTCAACTATCAAACTAACTAAAATAACGCCAATTTTACTTTTAGACGAGATCTTTGTGCATTTAGACGATAAAAGACGTCAATATTTAATGGGTTTTTTTAATGCTTTAAACATACAACTATGGGTTACTGCTACTGATCTAGATGGAATAGAAAATTTTGCAAATAAAGCCCAATTAATTAAGTTATAAAACATTTCCAGGAAAAGTATCGTCACGGTAAGCTGCTGGAAGGAGTTTTATAATCTAGAAAAATAATTTAAAATTCTGTACATCAGGATTTTTATTGTATTACTTCGTTAATTACTGATGTCATTTCCCATTACCCAGGCAGCAATAATTGCTTAAGAAGAATATAAGTCGCGCAATAATAACATTATATAAAAATATTGCTTAATTCTTTAAAAATCTTTAAAATTATTTTTTTATTTAAGAAAAATATATGATAAAAAAAACTAATAAAATATCCTATGATGAAGTACCTTATCCTCCATTTACTTTCAGTCATACCTACCCACCATATTTAAGAACTATAGGCAAGTTATTTGGGCTAAACCCTCCACCTCTTGAAACTGCTAAAATACTTGATATAGGTTGCGGAGTCGGTGTTAATCTACTTAATTTTGCTGAAACATATCCTAAATCACAATCTCTTGGTGTTGATTTATCAAAAACACAAATAGAAATTGGCAAAAAAACTATCAGTGATTCAAAAATAAAAAATGTCAGACTAAAAGCATTATCTATATTAGATCTTGATGAGTCATACGGGAAATTTGATTATATAGTTTGCCATGGGGTATATTCATGGGTATCTAAAGAAGTACAAGACAAAATACTAGAAGTATTGAATAAACTGCTAAATCCAAACGGTATAGCTTTTATAAGCTATAATACACTTCCAGGCTGGAATATGCAGAACACAATACGTGAAATGATGATGTTCCATTCAGAATCATTTAATACTAGCCATGATAAATTACAGCAATCTAAATTACTTTTAAAGTTTATCAATGACTCATTAGAAAATTCGACAACTCCTTATGCTAATTTCTTAAGAGAAGAAGCAAAATTAATATCTACATATGCTGATTCATACGTATTACATGAATATTTAGGCGAAATTAATACAGGTACATATTTTCATCAATTCATAGAGAAAGCTCAAAAAAACCATTTAAATTACTTAGGTGATACATCTATTACAGCAATGTTTATCGGTAATTTACCTACTAAGGCAGCAGAAAAACTACAAGCCATCAATGATATTGTGCGCACTGAACAATATATGGATTTTATTACTAATAGAAAATTCCGCTCAACATTGCTATGTCATCAAAATATACCGATAAACAGAAAAATTGAATTTGAGAATTTAAAAGATTTTTACACTACATTTAATATTAGACCAATAAGCTCTGAAAACAAAATTGATTTAAATAATGAACAAGAAAATATTAGCTTCTATTATGAAAATTTACCTGAGCCTTTTATTTCAACCACTTCAGCGATAATGAAAGCTATTTTATATGTATATGCCGAAAATATTAGCAATCCTATAAGATTAGAACAAGTAGCAAAAGAAGCTTTTAAAAAGCTTGGTAAATATCAATTACAAGACTTTTTAGCGATATTAGAACAGCATTTTATCACATTTATTTTTCAAGGTTATCTTAAAATATTTGAAACCAAGCCGCATGCCATAGCTACTATTACAGAAAAACCTAAAACAAGCCAATTTGTAAGATACCAAGCAAAACACGCACATTTTAATAATGTAACTAATATGTTGAGCGTCACTAATAGACTTAACGATATGATAGGTATACCAATACATGAAAAATATATTTTAGAAATGTTAGATGGCACGCATAATATTGATGATATTAAGAAAGGCATGATTGAAAAAATCAATTCAAAACTTTTAATTGCTTGTGATAATAAAGGACAAGCAGTAACTGATCCAAAATTATTAAAAGAATTTGTTGACTATATAGTTAATATCTCTCTTGAGAAATTCCGTATAAACTATCTGTTAATTGGATAAGTTCATTATAAGATTAGAGACCGAAAGTCACTACGAACATATGTAAATCTACATAGCAATCTCATGAAATAATAACAAGATCTTGAGATTGCTTAATCAATTTACCATTCTAAATATGGTGACGATTTGTTTTACTTAAAGTAAAATGAAGATTAGTGGACTAATGTCAATTTTAAAAGAGCAAATGAGTAGGACACAAGAAAGAGAATACATCTTATACTTATTTAAGCTCTAACTACAATCCGTAGTATATCTATGCAACTAATTTTTCACGCAATACCTCAACTAACTTATTAATGGCTTCGGTTGGATCAATGTTTTCAAGGATCGCAAGCTCACCTGCAAGTCTATTTAAAGCTGATTCATAGAGTGTTCTTTCACTGTAAGAACGATCATTATCAACATTTTTATGTAAATCACGTAATACTTCAGCTATAGCTACAATATTGCCCGAGTTAATTTTACCTTCATATTCTTGTGCTCTTCTACTCCACATTCTATTTCCTTGTTTCGGTTTACCTTGAAGAGTTGAATAGATTACATCTAGATCTTTTCTGCTTGCAACAGCTCTAAGGCCAACAACCGCAGCTCTATTAACAGGGACTTTTAATGTCATTTTATCCTGCGAAAAGGAAATTACATATACTTTAATTTCAG
It includes:
- a CDS encoding methyltransferase regulatory domain-containing protein; translation: MIKKTNKISYDEVPYPPFTFSHTYPPYLRTIGKLFGLNPPPLETAKILDIGCGVGVNLLNFAETYPKSQSLGVDLSKTQIEIGKKTISDSKIKNVRLKALSILDLDESYGKFDYIVCHGVYSWVSKEVQDKILEVLNKLLNPNGIAFISYNTLPGWNMQNTIREMMMFHSESFNTSHDKLQQSKLLLKFINDSLENSTTPYANFLREEAKLISTYADSYVLHEYLGEINTGTYFHQFIEKAQKNHLNYLGDTSITAMFIGNLPTKAAEKLQAINDIVRTEQYMDFITNRKFRSTLLCHQNIPINRKIEFENLKDFYTTFNIRPISSENKIDLNNEQENISFYYENLPEPFISTTSAIMKAILYVYAENISNPIRLEQVAKEAFKKLGKYQLQDFLAILEQHFITFIFQGYLKIFETKPHAIATITEKPKTSQFVRYQAKHAHFNNVTNMLSVTNRLNDMIGIPIHEKYILEMLDGTHNIDDIKKGMIEKINSKLLIACDNKGQAVTDPKLLKEFVDYIVNISLEKFRINYLLIG
- a CDS encoding CarD family transcriptional regulator translates to MANITQSEHKTEQKSEFKIGQRIVYPAHGVGEITNIEYHTIADTEIKVYVISFSQDKMTLKVPVNRAAVVGLRAVASRKDLDVIYSTLQGKPKQGNRMWSRRAQEYEGKINSGNIVAIAEVLRDLHKNVDNDRSYSERTLYESALNRLAGELAILENIDPTEAINKLVEVLREKLVA